In a single window of the Rhinoraja longicauda isolate Sanriku21f chromosome 10, sRhiLon1.1, whole genome shotgun sequence genome:
- the LOC144597565 gene encoding SERTA domain-containing protein 2-like, whose product MLARGLKCKLSDYERGMAGVPGAVDSNPGLPYTLQRQLVLNMCLVKLQSCRMLVEPNLHRSVLIANTVRQIQEEMRQEGSHGGSGSCNGPYPTPDTHVLCQGSVESPPLNASPGSNGSSDPSENPVENALVLVSDKDMSSAISSILKDLDFMEDISPAPCPTPAGESDGNAHLPFEDRPQETRPVETVFGSFEISNSTSYLTDLAFDDIFEDIDTSMYDSDLCLLPSMSNRSPPSAADDVSKPFQFCNSTSVNTIQICRVDLSDLDHIMEILAGS is encoded by the coding sequence ATGCTGGCCAGAGGGCTGAAGTGCAAGCTTAGTGATTACGAGAGAGGTATGGCCGGTGTTCCGGGTGCCGTTGATTCTAACCCAGGGCTGCCCTACACTCTGCAGAGACAGTTGGTGCTCAACATGTGCCTCGTCAAATTGCAGAGCTGCCGAATGCTGGTGGAGCCGAACCTGCATCGGTCTGTTCTCATCGCAAATACCGTGCGGCAAATTCAGGAGGAGATGAGGCAGGAGGGCAGTCACGGAGGATCGGGCAGTTGCAATGGACCATATCCAACCCCAGACACACACGTACTGTGCCAGGGCAGTGTTGAATCACCTCCGCTAAACGCCTCTCCAGGTTCCAATGGCTCTTCTGATCCTTCAGAAAACCCGGTTGAGAATGCTTTAGTGTTGGTTTCGGACAAGGATATGTCGTCTGCCATTTCATCAATCCTCAAAGATTTGGATTTCATGGAGGACATCAGTCCAGCTCCTTGTCCAACCCCTGCAGGCGAGAGCGATGGAAATGCACACCTACCCTTTGAAGACCGACCCCAAGAAACTCGGCCCGTGGAAACAGTGTTCGGCTCTTTTGAAATCAGTAACTCAACAAGTTACCTGACAGATCTTGCTTTCGACGACATCTTTGAGGACATTGACACCTCCATGTATGACTCAGACTTGTGTTTGCTTCCATCAATGTCCAACAGATCGCCACCATCTGCTGCAGATGACGTTTCAAAACCCTTTCAGTTCTGTAATTCAACATCCGTCAACACCATTCAGATCTGTCGAGTAGACTTAAGTGATCTGGATCACATCATGGAGATTCTTGCAGGATCTTAA